The proteins below come from a single Ruegeria sp. THAF33 genomic window:
- the dgcN gene encoding N-acetyltransferase DgcN, with amino-acid sequence MIETPYLLFLGDAPDQLAAKVAVGIKDWRPENAVGQYRMDGCKADLGLKDMTLTEAKAAGAKTLVIGVANRGGVISQEWKKVLVMALEEGFDLASGLHNLLRDEPDLVAVAEATGRKLHDVRVPEVDYPIANGIKRRGKRCLAVGTDCSVGKMYTAMAMDAEMRNRGMKSTFRATGQTGILITGDGVPLDAVVADFMAGSIEWLTPDNDDDHWDLIEGQGSLFHVSYSGVTMALIHGGQPDALILSHEPTRAHMRGLPTYQLPTLETLRDTALALAKVANPDCQVVGVSVNTQHMSEEDATAYLAKIEADMGLPATDPFRFGSGKLVDALAAM; translated from the coding sequence ATGATCGAGACACCGTACCTGCTGTTTTTGGGCGATGCGCCCGACCAATTGGCGGCCAAAGTGGCTGTGGGCATCAAGGATTGGCGCCCGGAAAACGCCGTCGGTCAATATCGTATGGACGGCTGCAAGGCTGATCTGGGCCTGAAGGATATGACCCTGACCGAGGCCAAAGCGGCCGGCGCAAAAACGCTGGTTATCGGTGTCGCCAACCGTGGCGGCGTCATCAGCCAGGAATGGAAAAAGGTTCTGGTCATGGCGCTTGAGGAAGGGTTTGACCTGGCCTCTGGCCTGCACAACCTGTTGCGCGACGAGCCCGATCTGGTGGCGGTGGCCGAAGCAACGGGGCGAAAGCTGCACGACGTGCGTGTACCCGAGGTTGATTACCCGATCGCCAACGGGATCAAGCGCAGGGGCAAACGTTGTCTGGCCGTCGGCACCGACTGCTCTGTGGGCAAGATGTACACTGCAATGGCGATGGATGCCGAAATGCGCAACCGTGGTATGAAGTCGACCTTCCGCGCGACCGGCCAGACGGGCATTCTGATCACCGGCGATGGCGTGCCGCTGGACGCCGTTGTTGCGGATTTCATGGCCGGCTCGATCGAATGGCTGACACCGGACAACGATGACGACCACTGGGATCTGATCGAAGGTCAGGGATCGCTGTTCCATGTGTCCTATTCCGGCGTGACTATGGCGCTGATTCACGGCGGCCAGCCCGACGCGCTGATCCTGAGCCATGAACCGACCCGCGCGCACATGCGCGGTCTGCCGACCTATCAGCTGCCGACGCTCGAAACCCTGCGCGACACCGCGCTGGCCCTGGCCAAAGTGGCGAACCCCGATTGTCAGGTCGTCGGCGTTTCGGTCAACACCCAGCACATGTCCGAAGAGGACGCGACAGCATATCTGGCCAAGATCGAAGCAGATATGGGGCTGCCGGCGACCGATCCGTTCCGGTTCGGCTCGGGCAAGTTGGTGGACGCGCTGGCCGCGATGTGA
- a CDS encoding L-malyl-CoA/beta-methylmalyl-CoA lyase, which yields MSFRIQPAAPARPNRCQLFGPGSNTKLFPKMAASAADVINLDLEDSVAPSDKDIARANVIEALNTVDWGSKYMSVRINGLDTPYWYRDVVDVLEQAGDRLDQIMIPKVGCASDVYAVDALVTAIERAKGRTKPISFEVIIESAAGIAHVEEIAASSPRLQAMSLGAADFAASMGMQTTGIGGTQENYYMLRDGEKHWSDPWHWAQAAIVAACRTHGVLPVDGPFGDFSDDEGYIAQAKRSATLGMVGKWAIHPKQIALANQVFTPSDEAVSEAREILAAMEQAKANGEGATVYKGRLVDIASIKQAEVIVAQAELIAAGS from the coding sequence ATGAGCTTTCGCATCCAACCCGCCGCGCCTGCACGACCCAATCGCTGCCAACTGTTTGGTCCGGGATCGAATACCAAACTGTTCCCGAAAATGGCAGCTTCTGCTGCGGATGTGATCAACCTTGACCTCGAGGATTCGGTTGCGCCTTCGGACAAGGACATCGCCCGCGCCAATGTCATCGAAGCCCTGAACACTGTTGATTGGGGCAGCAAATACATGTCCGTTCGCATCAACGGATTGGATACCCCCTATTGGTATCGTGACGTTGTCGACGTGTTGGAGCAGGCAGGCGACCGTCTGGACCAGATCATGATTCCCAAAGTCGGCTGCGCATCGGATGTCTATGCCGTGGATGCCCTTGTCACCGCCATTGAACGCGCCAAGGGCCGGACCAAACCTATCAGCTTCGAGGTCATTATCGAATCCGCTGCCGGTATCGCGCATGTGGAAGAGATCGCAGCCTCCTCTCCCCGTTTGCAGGCCATGAGCCTTGGGGCCGCAGATTTTGCGGCCTCGATGGGGATGCAGACTACAGGCATCGGCGGCACACAGGAAAACTACTATATGCTGCGTGACGGCGAAAAACACTGGTCTGACCCGTGGCACTGGGCCCAAGCCGCCATCGTTGCAGCGTGCCGCACCCATGGGGTGCTGCCAGTGGATGGGCCATTCGGGGATTTCAGCGATGATGAAGGGTACATCGCTCAGGCGAAACGCTCGGCGACGCTGGGCATGGTCGGCAAATGGGCGATCCATCCCAAGCAGATTGCACTGGCCAATCAGGTCTTTACCCCGTCGGATGAGGCCGTTTCCGAGGCCCGCGAAATCCTGGCCGCAATGGAACAGGCCAAAGCAAACGGTGAGGGCGCAACCGTCTATAAAGGGCGTCTTGTCGACATCGCCTCAATCAAGCAGGCCGAAGTCATCGTGGCGCAGGCCGAACTGATTGCGGCGGGCAGCTAA
- a CDS encoding PA14 domain-containing protein, with the protein MKLVRTVATAVAMSVIAGAALSAPLKLQPANPQPSPKAGLNVKYLGTGNQHKKIRDLSQAKSMLSKAKPGKPLRGLDYRDTSKGEDVLTFDQAYNVAAEVTGYMRFDSPGVYELETWSNDGIEAWVGGQQIGRVNGIQGCEANQRTEVEVPKAGWYPLKIVYFQKLGTSCLMMKSGKKGERFTWTPNDVFGR; encoded by the coding sequence ATGAAACTCGTTCGAACAGTGGCGACCGCAGTTGCCATGTCGGTCATTGCCGGGGCCGCTTTGTCTGCCCCGCTGAAACTGCAACCTGCCAATCCACAGCCGTCTCCGAAGGCGGGTTTGAATGTCAAATACTTAGGTACAGGCAATCAACACAAGAAGATACGGGATCTGAGCCAGGCAAAAAGCATGCTGTCTAAGGCGAAGCCCGGAAAACCGTTGCGCGGGTTGGATTACAGGGACACTAGCAAAGGTGAGGATGTCTTGACCTTCGACCAGGCCTACAACGTTGCCGCCGAGGTCACAGGCTATATGCGCTTTGACTCACCTGGCGTTTACGAGCTGGAAACGTGGTCGAATGACGGGATAGAGGCTTGGGTTGGCGGTCAGCAGATTGGCCGGGTAAATGGCATTCAGGGCTGTGAAGCCAATCAACGCACCGAAGTGGAAGTGCCCAAGGCGGGTTGGTATCCACTGAAGATCGTCTATTTCCAGAAACTGGGAACCTCTTGCCTGATGATGAAGTCAGGAAAGAAGGGGGAACGCTTCACATGGACGCCCAATGACGTTTTTGGCCGTTGA
- a CDS encoding Lrp/AsnC family transcriptional regulator has protein sequence MMKNDQINRQILQELTRDGRISNLELAERVALSPSACLRRVQELEKAGVITGYRAVLNPAAMGVGFVAYIGVGLGEHTKAAQEGFERALQQAPEVVECHNITGTIEYLLRVECADLPSYKTFHTEVLGTLPHVTSITSYVVMGSPKDLRA, from the coding sequence ATGATGAAGAATGATCAGATAAATCGCCAGATATTGCAGGAACTGACCCGCGATGGGCGCATCAGCAATCTGGAATTGGCCGAACGGGTCGCGCTGTCTCCGTCCGCCTGCCTGCGTCGCGTTCAAGAGTTGGAAAAGGCCGGCGTGATCACCGGTTATCGTGCGGTTCTGAACCCGGCCGCGATGGGTGTCGGCTTTGTCGCCTATATCGGGGTCGGTCTTGGTGAACACACGAAAGCGGCGCAGGAGGGGTTTGAGCGTGCCCTGCAACAAGCCCCTGAAGTGGTCGAATGCCACAACATCACCGGTACGATCGAATACCTGCTGCGCGTCGAATGCGCCGATCTGCCGTCCTACAAGACCTTCCATACCGAGGTGCTGGGAACGCTGCCTCATGTCACGTCGATCACATCCTATGTGGTCATGGGGTCACCCAAGGATCTGCGTGCGTAG
- a CDS encoding LysE family translocator has product MTYDILLALIAFAFVTSITPGPNNLMLMASGANFGFRRSIPHMLGIGLGFTLMVLLVGAGLVQVFDRYPVSYSVLKVVSVIYLLYLAWKIAHAAPATGDLAAGTPMTFLQAAAFQWVNPKAWAMALTATTAYTPSQTLHAIALVALVFGAVNLPSVSTWTFLGQQMSRVLTNPRRLVAFNWTMAVLLVASLYPVLWPS; this is encoded by the coding sequence ATGACTTACGACATCCTTCTGGCGCTCATCGCTTTTGCCTTCGTGACATCCATTACGCCCGGGCCGAACAATCTGATGCTGATGGCATCGGGTGCGAATTTCGGCTTTCGGCGTTCGATCCCGCATATGCTGGGCATTGGCCTTGGCTTCACGCTCATGGTGCTGCTGGTCGGTGCAGGGCTGGTTCAGGTCTTTGACCGGTACCCGGTCAGCTATTCAGTGCTGAAGGTCGTGTCGGTGATCTATCTGCTCTATCTGGCATGGAAGATCGCGCATGCCGCGCCAGCCACAGGCGATTTGGCAGCGGGGACGCCCATGACGTTTCTGCAAGCCGCCGCCTTTCAGTGGGTGAACCCCAAAGCCTGGGCCATGGCCCTGACCGCCACAACCGCTTACACGCCCAGCCAGACCCTGCATGCGATTGCGCTTGTGGCGTTGGTTTTCGGGGCGGTCAACCTGCCATCGGTGAGCACATGGACCTTTCTAGGACAGCAGATGTCGCGGGTGCTGACGAACCCGCGCAGGCTGGTTGCGTTCAACTGGACAATGGCGGTGCTGCTTGTGGCCTCGCTCTATCCCGTTCTCTGGCCCAGTTGA
- a CDS encoding acetyl-CoA carboxylase carboxyltransferase subunit alpha — MTQYLDFEKPLAEIEGKAEELRALARTNEEMDVTEEAAALDAKAAKLLDELYADLTPWRKCQVARHPERPHCSDYVDALFTEFTPLAGDRNFADDLAVIGGLARFNDQPVMVIGHEKGSDTKSRIERNFGMARPEGYRKAVRLMEMAGRFGLPVITLIDTAGAYPGKGAEERGQSEAIARSTQMCLKIGVPLVSVIIGEGGSGGAVAFATANRVAMLEHSVYSVISPEGCASILWKDAEKMREAAEALRLTAQDLHKLGVCDRIIPEPKGGAHRDRPAAVEAVRAALTDMLAELDGKDAATLIQDRRQKFLDIGSKGLAA; from the coding sequence ATGACCCAGTATCTGGATTTCGAAAAACCGCTGGCTGAAATTGAAGGCAAGGCTGAAGAGCTGCGTGCGTTGGCCCGAACCAACGAAGAGATGGACGTAACCGAAGAAGCCGCCGCGTTGGACGCCAAAGCCGCCAAGCTTCTGGATGAGCTTTACGCCGACCTGACCCCATGGCGGAAATGCCAGGTCGCCCGCCACCCGGAACGCCCGCATTGCAGCGATTACGTCGATGCCCTGTTCACCGAATTCACCCCTTTGGCCGGAGATCGCAATTTTGCCGATGATCTGGCCGTGATCGGCGGGCTTGCACGTTTCAACGATCAACCCGTCATGGTGATCGGCCATGAAAAAGGCAGCGATACAAAATCGCGGATCGAACGCAATTTCGGCATGGCCCGTCCCGAAGGCTATCGCAAGGCAGTCCGCCTGATGGAGATGGCCGGTCGGTTTGGCCTACCGGTGATCACTCTGATCGATACCGCCGGCGCCTATCCCGGCAAAGGCGCCGAGGAACGCGGTCAGTCCGAAGCGATTGCCCGGTCGACCCAGATGTGTCTGAAGATCGGCGTGCCCCTGGTGTCGGTCATCATCGGCGAAGGCGGCTCGGGCGGGGCCGTGGCCTTTGCTACCGCCAACCGCGTGGCAATGCTGGAACACTCGGTCTATTCGGTGATCTCGCCGGAAGGTTGCGCATCGATCCTTTGGAAAGATGCAGAAAAGATGCGTGAAGCGGCCGAGGCGCTGCGTCTGACCGCTCAGGATCTTCACAAGCTTGGCGTTTGCGACCGGATCATCCCTGAACCCAAGGGCGGCGCGCATCGCGATCGTCCGGCCGCTGTCGAAGCTGTTCGCGCGGCTCTTACCGATATGCTGGCGGAACTGGACGGCAAAGACGCGGCGACCCTGATACAGGACCGCCGTCAAAAATTCCTCGACATCGGCTCGAAAGGGTTGGCGGCTTAA